The genomic DNA ttgtaatatatttctGTATTAAAAagtaacaataattcataagcATCTAAAATAGTTGTTGGGACTAGAGTGAGCAGCCCAACCGCCCACCCAACTATACCCtaatacaaaaacaaatgatTAGTTCAACTAAGGTATTAATAAATACACTATAAACTTATATATTGTagccaaattaatattttaaaactaatattacCATCTCAATTCTATATGACACTAATTAAGTTTTAGAaggataaaaaataatctaatcgTCAAAAACAATCTACCGaaattgactaaaataaataaacaggATAAGTTTAAAACTGTTAGTTCGAACTCCGGAAATTGGTTGATTTCAATACAGTCAAAATCAAGAATCAGTCAAAATCAAGAATcgatagtttatttaaaattgttagctaattataaactaatacaatagaaaatttacttaaaatattaattatataatattgttatttttatatataactaagtTTACCTTAAccatctttaaatatatatatatatatatatatataaataaatatatatatatttaaatataaaattaactaaataataattaaaaaattatatttataaaattaattatattaataaatatatctttttaatttataaatataatttttttaatataaaatcataaaattaaatgtacTATCACGAGAATTAAACTCATTAGTCTCCTCTAATATTTGAATAGtcaatttttaagaatattagcTGGTTTAGTTTGAAATCAATTAAAAGATTCTACTAGCTAAGACTATGACCATTTTGGGGGCTTCTTATATattgaaattcacaccaaaataataattaaagattttatagTCAACTTACCCAATTAAAATGATCTATTTTAAAAGCATACTTTATATTTGTATTCTAATTTCAGTCTCATTTATAGCACTAATTGCTTTCTATTTGTCAACAACAcgtaatatacaaaataaaaaataaaagtgaccCTATTCGTTGGAGGGATTTGTAAGCCTTGCCAGTTGACTTTATTATTTAGAGGAACActctactatatatatatatatatatatatatatatatatatatatatatatttttttttatgtaacatTTTTAGTGAGAATCAATCTCACTTAAAGACCTTGAGTTAAAAAGCGCACCATTTAAAACCAAGATCATTGCAATTCTCCAACGGGTGCCTCGTTAAGCCATAGGTAGTGAATAAAATCGTACAACTTTCCACTTACACTAACCTGCACAATATTGCATGACATATATTTCATTCAGAGATTGAAATTACATAATGAAAAATCTAAAAGTTTTAGTGGCAACACCTTATAAGGTGTTGGATTCAATCTTCGCATGTGATCTGTCCGCATTATCTCCAATTGTTTGATACAACGACTTCTAATGTCCTTAAGGGGTGGTAATTTTTCCCGCTGTTTATCTTCACAAACCAAATAGTCAGGTTAAACacttcaaacaaacaaaatattatcttCTAGGAAGATACTGATCTAGAGCATGTTATCTCCAATAAAATAGTTGAAAGATAACACGACATTCCACAACTTCAATCAAAATACTTTAAGTGAGAATCAAACTTAGAGATGTCAACCTCTTAAGTGCAATAATCTTACCATTTGAGTTACCCAAATAATGAACATTTAAGAAATCATAGAGAAAGAGATATATCTGTTTAAACAATGTGGTAGTTAACAAAACAGTAAATAGATAACTAACTAGAGaatctgtaaaaaaaaaatcaaaatgggTAAAGAAAAATGcagagaaaaaacaaaaaacatccCAAAATTCTCACCGGGGCTGCCAGGCCAATAACATTTAAGAAGCTCCTCAACCTGCTGTGGCACTACATGCGCCCTCTTGGATTCATTAAAGGGGTGGCGACATAGAATTCTCTGGCCTACCTGAATCAGGTAAATACATTTCTGACTTTATGAAGTTCTGATCACAtgtaatttaataagttaaaggAAGATTCCCCATTTCAACTTGAGAGTATTCAAGTCCTTAATTGAACCAAAAAATGTAAACTTTATTTCCTCTCAGAAAAGGAATGTATCCTAAATACTGACTAACTTAAGAGGAGAATGACTAAAATATTACAGAAGCATAAATCCTTAATGACTAAATAATACCTTTGGAGGTGGTTCATTCTCCCCTGTAATTATATCAACAAGGGGATAGCCTTCTTTTCCATATAATCGATAACACCTCTTTTTACATGGAATAGAGACCTTAGACACAGAaaagaaaagttaaaatttttaatttcttggaTGGAGAAACATGTTTAATAGTGTATGAAATATAACCTTTGTAACATCTTCAGAAAGCTTAATGCGAGGCTGATTATTTATCTCCACCAGCTTGAAAACACAGCCTAAAGCAGCTTGAGCATAACAAGTTACCAGGTAAGTTCCAATTCCAAATCCATCAACTTCATGACCCTGTAGGAAGACTACATTAAATAAAgaactaaatatttaataagtagTAACAAAGCTAGAAATCACCTGCTTGTTTAAGGCATCTAAAGTTTCCTCATTAAGGTCATTACTTGCAGTGATATTCATCTTTCCAAAATCTTCCACTTTGAATTCTTTCTCAATAGCTTGAAAGAACTTGCGGACCTCAAATGACAAATAAGCCAGGTCACCAGAGTCTAATCTAATGCCTATAGCTTTATAACTGCATATCAACATCATCCCAGTAACAAAACAGAGTGTTACGGGCTATTATGGCAGAAAACATATTCAACTTATAAGCATCCAATATAAAGCTGTCACCACTTGGTGCAAAATCTGaaaattatttagtataaattagttaatagaTCAATAGGCATGTATATATAATACTGCTGTAGTCGCATGATGGTTGATCAAGGGTTTTCTAGGGCATACCCCAATTCACCCAATGCTAGAGCAACAGCACAAAAGTTGGGAATACCACTTCTCACAACCTGGTCAAACAAATGCAATACCTTTAGTTTTAAACAATACAGTACAAACCACAACAAAGACAAACCAAACTGCTTTCACCTAATTAACTAGAAAATGCAGTTTTGCCTGTATATTTAAGTAGTTTTAAGGGATTAATTCCCAGAAATTTATGAAAAGGTATCTAGAAATAGACAATTTCAAAcacataaaatgtttttatctGTTCGCTGTAGTAAGTAGTTTTACAAGAAAACATATTGAAGGTTCTAGAAATCTGAAATTTCGACAATTGATAGATACAAGGTTACAAGAGCCTGATTCATAGTACTACTTACATCATATGTATCCACAAGAGCCAGAAAATTGTTAGGAAACGCCAGAGCATAGGAAGTAAAAGCTGCCAACTCGCTTTGATTCGTGTCACCTAAACTGCCACCTAATGACTGTGACCgctgtaaattaaaatattatgaaaaattagaAACTGGTCAAAAGTAGACATAGTTTTTTGGAAATATCAGAAAGTGATCTATTAATAGGCTGTACAAAACATATCCCTGTTATGTTTACATGTCACATGTTCAATGTCTACTCATTTAAAGAATTGAAATGTGGGAGTCTACTAACTTGCCACCAAGATGGGCCAATAGCATGCATGGATAAAAGTTCATTCAGGCATAGTTATTTTAACTATACCTgttcttttatcattttatagCACACTAAAACTCTACGAAATTAACAATCTTGTTTTTCCCAGTATGGGACATGAACATTTGGTTTATTATGGTGTCACAAAATGcccaaaataatcaaaacagtGATTTACCCACATTGGTATAGTTTAACACGTGATGATCATCCTATTTTACTAACAATGGAAAAGcaaaataaaccaaattaaGTGCACCTTTATTTTGTTTAACCATGTCTGCACAAGAGCCAGAAAATTCTTACAGACGCTTGAACCATCAGAACATTGCAATGATGGATCTATTATCTCATCAAGACTCTGCAGATAGTGTATTGGTTAGATAGAAACAAACTCATGTGATACAAAGTTCATAAACCCATACAACAACAGAAAATAGCCTTTTTGTGCTCTTTATATTCTCAAGAATGAGTGAAATAATGACTGTTCTTAGGTATAACATCGTAACACACAATAATTGGAAGCAGTTGAATGAAAATATCCCATATACACAGCATTTGATAGAGGAAAAAAAATTCAGCTATTATTCTATAGAAATTCTTTACTAAAGTTTGGTGATAAAATAATGCTCATAATTAGACACAATAGGGCCACAAGTTTTTTCCTTCCAAAGAAGACACTCAATGTTTTCACTATTAGTCTTCTTCTGAATAGTTTTTTCTTTCCCAACTTATTTTAACCAAACTCTAAATCCACCAAATAATGATATCCTCTTTACCATGACTGGAGCGTCAACACATTAACCATTACGGTTATTACAAATCTTCCGAATATAAAAAGATTGGTGATAATTTACCTGAAGTTAACTGATTAAGTTTCTTCAGAGAAGCATGTATATATATCATGGGGACTAGTTAGTGTTGTATTAAAACATCACTCTTTTTTCAGTTAGATACCTCCTGTGCTAGATTGTCAGTTTCATATCAAATGAAATTGGTAGGAAAACAAGAAGCATTTTCATAAGAATAACAGAAGAAGAcccaatataatatataaatttctactTCATTTGAATAAGATTCATAAGTAAGATGCAGAATAAATGAGAACAACTCAAACCATGAACGAGCTGACAAAAGCATGGGAATGGGTTCCACGAGTAGGTATTCCAAACAACCTTCCAGCTTCGACATTGCTGTGTAACCCAAAGGAGAATGTCATACACACACAAACAAGTTTACCACTACTGAAAATCTTTCACATAATTACTgaaattcttatttgattttgaagcaACCACAAAATATTGAAGCTATACAATGTATTGATGAGTGACTTGAAAAAATCTAGACGACAAAATATCTACTGtaaccaaaatataattaaagtatcatataaatatatgttcacACAATAGTTTTAGTTTTTCCCAAATCAATTGCTCTCTACACTAATGGGATTATCTCTCTTATAATTACATTTGGTTACGATACTCGCCTATTTCTTTCAAGAAATGGAATTATATGTAATGGAATAGACATGGTATTAAGTTGTAAATGAATTCTGTCTCAAATTCAAAAGTTCCAGATCACATTCGAATTGTATATACAAGCAATGAGAATATGAACAGCTTAATGTCAACATCAGACAATATCCAAGTTTCAATGAAAGGCCATGTGTTAAAATTTGGTTTAGACAttgtttgtttgtattattagaaATCATCTCCGGCGACAAATTGATACAAacttgaaagaaagaaagaaaatagttCAGAGTTTCTAAGTAAAAGCAACAAATATGATTAAAGAACTTCCTATCTATGCAGAGTCCAATGATAACCATTAGTTGCAACAAGAAATTAGTAGCCAAAATTAGAATTATACCTGGTTCCATCAAATCCTCCCATGTAACTATACTTTGATGCACTGATCGCACCATCAGGTCCCTAATATACAAGAAACAGTGAACATTAATCACAAGAACAAGGTGACAATCTTTATAAACACTAAACAGACGATGAATAGCTCAACAACCTGTGCCCGTCGAAGTCCAAACTCAAACAGAAGTTTGGATTTTCCAGCAACAAAACGATGCCTTGCAGCATTAGTTGTGATCAGTGATGCATAATTCACCAGATTCAGAAATGGAGTTTCCAGTAGTTGAACAACCTGGTTTATAAAAGCAATGAAGAATTAAatcatgaaaaaaatgaaacatccAAATGATCATTCTATGGGAGTAAACACAGATAAGTACTCACAGCAATTGGCCCGGCAACTATCATGAGTGGTACCTTTGGAAAAACAACTGAACCCTCCGGAATAGCGTATACTTCAACATCTGAACAATCAATTCCCCTAAGATAATCATAGAATGCGTCCTACATGTCACCAAACATTTGCATATATCATTGTTAGAAAACAAAATCACAAGActagaaaatcaaagaaaattcACCATGCTGCTGACCTGTAGTATTTGCGTGTAAGGAGTTCATAAAAAGAAAGAAGTAATTAGACTCACAGTTACCATCAAAAGTGAACAAATTTTACCTCACATGTCTTTGGCAACAACCCACGAACAAAGTCAATCTCCTCTTCTGCAAATCTAAAATTAGCAATAAACCTAATGCACTCTTCAAGTCCAGCAAAAATTGTATATTCACCGCCGAAAGGATTCTTCCGGAAATATAAATCAAAGCTGAATCACAAGAAGCAACCCTATGAAGGGTCAGCTCAAGATTATAAACAAAAGTGAAAACATCACTGGTCCATCAATGCATGAAAGCTAACATCAAAGTCCTATCAAATTAGCCAAATTGATGAAACTGGACTCACACGGCTCTTTCGGCATGTTTGCCTGCTTTCCAGTAAGCGTAGGCCATAGTGAACTGATAGAGATCAGAGAGGAGAGGTGTGACCATAGGATTGGTCGGTCCGTCGATAGCCTCCATTGCAGCCATCCACTAACCTAAACCACCACCACCCTTTTGATCTGTTTGCGTATGCTTGAGTATATATGGAGACTTGAGCACAAAAAAAACAAAGCTTGAAAAGGCGGCGATAGGAATCCTAATGGAGACTTTCGATGTTTTGgagaaggaaggaaggaagaggGCTGTTGGAAATCGTTAATAAAATGGAAAGGTTCTGTCCTGACATGCACGAATTAACACGACAAGATTTCCATCAAATTACGGGATCTAATCGAAATCTAGGTCCGTACAGTAGTTAGGGGAGATACAGAAACCAccacattataaaaatataaaaattatgtgaaCTTTTATTTAtccttttaataatataatttatgtttaaaattgtttctgctgtatattataaatatttagagaaaaaGTCTGAAGCTTTCTTCCTTTAGGTAAGAGATAGGAAAGCAGAAAGCCATAGCACCTTCGACCTTCTCTAGTTTCGAATCTAGTCTCGGCATCAACCCTCTTCGGGGATATCTTAACTATTGATAGAATTGCATTGCCGAGAAACCTACTAGAAAGACATGGACTAACTCGGCATACTTGACTCACAAGAGAGAACGAGTATTGGACTTCCGCGCTACTGGCTGGTAACAGGCAAGGCAACCTACTGGCTGGCTAAGAACTACGATGATTCGCCTTAGAGCGGAATTACTCCACTACCGCTTTCGGTAAAATTGTTTCTgctgtatattataaatatgggtgttcaatatttggtctgaaccgaatatccgaccgaattcgaattcaccgaattcgaataaaccgaattcgaaatacattttcggtttggttttcgagtttaggtttcaactcgaaaaccaaaccgaaaaccgaattcatttttattatttatttttattatatattatataacttattacatatttatattaaattatcatggaCCTCCTGCTAGATCCCTACATTAAATCCATAATCTCTAATTCATTTTCCCATTTCTCTAGTTGTCAACACGTCTCAACTGCCATATATTGTCGTCGGCGACACTATTTTACTTTCGTCGTTTAATTGTCGAATATACATTAGCGTTAAGCTAAGTTTGcgtgttttatatttttttataatttaagtagataatatctttttaacaacttatttattttgttaactctttttaaaaaaatatcttatggGTAAGTGATGTTCTATATTTGGtttaaaccgaatatccgaccgttCGAATttaccgaattcgaataaaccgaattcgaatttattcaaatcggttcggttttcgaatttgcttaaaaaaaataaaaattcgaagaacccgaaccgaaaactcgaagaacccgaaaaccgaaccgatgaacacccctaattataaatatctataatactaaaatcttttaaaatgttataaattttttatttaaaatatacataaatttctattattagtactatatctatttttatttttctaaattcgACGATGTATTTACTATGTTTCATCAACGATGTCAGACTAAGACGATGACAAAATTGTTACTCATATGTCTTAGATAATGTGAGTTTGTGTTGTGTCtccaaaatcatttaaattataaaaaatattaacgtTGAAAGAGAGAAAGATGTACAATAATTGTatagttaaaatgtaaataatatgatattcaTTACGAATGTACgagatataaaatatgatatcgtAATACAAAATTTGTAATATGGTTGAATCGACCAGCTAAACAAGACTTACACTAAAATGATGACTATCCCCTTTGTGAGAATGAATTGATAGTGATAATGAGAATgaatgtaattttatttgaagacaaaatcaatttattaatcaaaagaAATTCTAATTCAAATGTAAGAAACATAACCTAGATAGAATCTTAGACTATCGGTGATTTGAAATTAGTTATCAAAGATATTCAAATTTCGACCCTAAAATAAGAATGGTTTATACTTCAAATTAGGTTCTTCATTTTTTACTACTTAAAAGATTCAAACtatttctaacaaaaataaatataataaaaaacaatttcaaacataaCTAAATGTATaaagaacattttaaaaaaaaattaatgtataaagatcaatttaaaacaaaatcgtCAGATGatatttaaaacttagtttatgtatatgaaatattatatttgttagtcatttttttataatttaattaaattacaaaaaatattatttatttatatatatattgttagttTTGTTAAtgtcaattaataatatttaaactaaataaatataattcacatgactgtttatattaaattaattatatattttaattaaaatattattaattggcatatataattatagagaAGTATTTTACTTGGCATACACAACTTAATTCTTCTTCTCAATTCATCTCTAAAAGAAAGGCAACATAATTTTCTTTGCTCCAATTAAGTTCAATATGATtacatgtaaaataaatcaatacTACAAATCaagtttatattgattttttgaaatcaaaataatttgcaGATGATAGTGCAAGAatgaaaagtttttattttttgaaatacaATTCACATATAACACCAACAAAAGAAATATTTGGTCCAATTAAtgaaatcaatataattttgatttagagaataaaaaaaatctcaacaCGTACAGGTTTGGGCTGCGGCTCAAGCTATTTCTTgtaatgtattatttaatagaatataatgaaacatgttttttcacttattttcttaaaaataataatacatttgttttattgtcaaattgtgtgttttttaattgtttttgtggaTCTTTTTAGTTTGTTGGTGTTTGTGCTctaataattgtttattttttaaatttcaaatatcttCCATGCTTATGtctgataaatatttatttttgtagtatatttttgttcaattaaatataattataataaatgaaatgaaatgaattttaaataaatgaaattaatttaaaaaatagtgcCAAATTTAactgaataaattaaataaaaacagtaATATAGATGATAATAGAATCTATTAAAGgattacatttaattaattattgcatatatactttatttcaaCATTTCTTTTTGGTAAAATATATAGTAATTAATGTacgtatattattattttaattaaatattgccataatgtaattgtaatattaattttgatatattaccTAATTTGCtaatattaactatatatatcctaagtgttaaaattttatccttttaattaaaaacaaaagttaCTCTCActctttattttctaatttaatgttCACCCAATTTTACCTTTTCCTACTtgataataaagaaatattacAGTAAtcttattatatacatattaaaattatttttctatatcacattaatcttataattttcaatattaattatataagtgataaaaaaaaagattgttgtagcaaaataatttgaaatataatatatatatatatatatatatatatataatggatttagcaataaattttgtattaaatcagccattctttctttcaaattaaaaaaggtatgatttaaaaaaaaaccaagaaaactaatgaagtaaataacatttcaaaagaaattaaataaagtacTTGATtgaacacaataaaaaaaagaaaagataagaAAAGAGAATGAAATAGTCAACAATCAATCTGAACCAAGTTTTGAATTGCAatgtcataaataaaattattctaaacTCAGAAGAAAACGATCTACTCCTGAATTGCACTTGTGAAAACGATTTACTCCTGAATCGCACTTGTCCTGCACATCGGACATAATCTGTTCTGCATTAGCCATGGTTTGATGCATTCAAGGTGGAAAACATGATTACACCTTAATTTGTAAACATCTTCCTCAGGTATAAATTCTTCCTACAAAACAAATAGAGATAATAAAATTCtgtaaactattattattaattaaactatataaataaaaaaacaataataaaaaatttattttaccaGACAGATAGAACAACACAAGCATTCCTCTCCACTTGATTCACCACCATATTTTGTTGGGTTCAAACACCGCATAGCCTGCTCTTCACTCAATCCATCATTGATTACGACCGGTGGAGGAATGACCGCTGGAGGAAGGACCTGTAGAGGAGTAACCTCGAGGTAAATTGGTCGAGACAAGTATCCCTATTACAACATCAACAatgtagttttattttattgaaaaaacttACTAGATTGAATTAACTTTGTATATATAACATCAATATCAAGCATCTTATAACTATAAGCATATATACTGAAATATGTGTTATATATTTATGCACAATTAATATTACCCCCAAAGCTATAACCATATCTTCGTCCATGCTTTCGTCGTCATCAACATCATAATCTGagtcttcatcttcatctgagtCTTCCTGTAAACCCagcatataaaattttactcaTTTAACAATCGTAACAtgcataaattaattaagatactatatatatatataaataaatagaaggTGTAGAAAATAGATGATCACCTCCGAAGACTCATCTTCTTCTGAACCCACCTGTTCACCGACATTGGAATgaatctaattaaatatatatataatatatgaaactaattgtgaattagaattaaataataattacctCAGGAGTACTGATCCCAGTCGGATCAGTCGAACTATAGGTGATGATAGTATTATCATAATCAGAAGTAATAATATTCATCATCAACGATGTTACTTCCCTCCACGATCTTGGATGTTGGAGAGGATCATCAGTTGATTCCAATCTTTGTCGGACTATTCTTTCATCAGAGTCCAAAGATCTACACCTTCTTAACCCAAGAGTTAGTTCATGATCATGCAGGTCGCTTGTCGTCACAACAGGATCTTGGGTAGTCATTCCTTCTTGGTTAGGAGCAGCATTAAGATCTAAAGATGGCACCCTCGAGGTCGATTCCACCTCCGAACCAACATCAGTAGGTAATACACCCTGTACCAGATCAATTAAGTTCATGGTCACTTGGTTAACACTCAACTCCGAATTAGTATCTGATGTGTTTTCATGAGTCCCAGACATTATCAAGCAATTAGTTGATGTTtatctggaaaaaaaaaaagaaaagaaaattaattattaatgatttctCAACCTCTAGAATTTACTTTgaaaccaaattaaaaaaaaaaagaagacaaTATTCAAGACTAAATTATAGAGATGATTACAAAtctctaataatatattaaatctagaaataaattaatgattaagacatttagataaatatagaaagagtattaaatatttactaaCTTCAGATTTACATGATTTAcattatgtaaataaataaaaataaaaatgagctatcaaaaaaaaaaaaaaacaaactagCCAGTAAGTCtgaatacatatatataattcacccctttataaatcatatataaatcagTATGTATGTACATGTATATATGTAAGTACAACTGGAATTGAAATGTAACTAATtcaaaaatcattcaaaactAGTTGGCAAAAGACTCATGATAACCTTATCAAGATCAAATAATGGATTTTAAACTCCTAAacatataatcaaacatataaatatatatatatatagtcgaAAATGAAGATCttcatcaattatatatttgtgaAGTATCAATCAAACCCTTATGAAGATATAGAGagataagagagagagagagtaccAGTGCGGCGCTTCCGAAACTTtctagtctgaagaagaagaaaactagAAGTTGAGACAAGAGAACGGAAGACTAGTTAGGgtagtatatatatat from Impatiens glandulifera chromosome 9, dImpGla2.1, whole genome shotgun sequence includes the following:
- the LOC124914177 gene encoding nicotinate phosphoribosyltransferase 1-like isoform X1, whose protein sequence is MAAMEAIDGPTNPMVTPLLSDLYQFTMAYAYWKAGKHAERAVFDLYFRKNPFGGEYTIFAGLEECIRFIANFRFAEEEIDFVRGLLPKTCEDAFYDYLRGIDCSDVEVYAIPEGSVVFPKVPLMIVAGPIAVVQLLETPFLNLVNYASLITTNAARHRFVAGKSKLLFEFGLRRAQGPDGAISASKYSYMGGFDGTSNVEAGRLFGIPTRGTHSHAFVSSFMSLDEIIDPSLQCSDGSSVCKNFLALVQTWLNKIKRSQSLGGSLGDTNQSELAAFTSYALAFPNNFLALVDTYDVVRSGIPNFCAVALALGELGYKAIGIRLDSGDLAYLSFEVRKFFQAIEKEFKVEDFGKMNITASNDLNEETLDALNKQGHEVDGFGIGTYLVTCYAQAALGCVFKLVEINNQPRIKLSEDVTKVSIPCKKRCYRLYGKEGYPLVDIITGENEPPPKVGQRILCRHPFNESKRAHVVPQQVEELLKCYWPGSPDKQREKLPPLKDIRSRCIKQLEIMRTDHMRRLNPTPYKVSVSGKLYDFIHYLWLNEAPVGELQ
- the LOC124914177 gene encoding nicotinate phosphoribosyltransferase 1-like isoform X2 translates to MAAMEAIDGPTNPMVTPLLSDLYQFTMAYAYWKAGKHAERAVFDLYFRKNPFGGEYTIFAGLEECIRFIANFRFAEEEIDFVRGLLPKTCEDAFYDYLRGIDCSDVEVYAIPEGSVVFPKVPLMIVAGPIAVVQLLETPFLNLVNYASLITTNAARHRFVAGKSKLLFEFGLRRAQGPDGAISASKYSYMGGFDGTSNVEAGRLFGIPTRGTHSHAFVSSFMSLDEIIDPSLQCSDGSSVCKNFLALVQTWLNKIKSQSLGGSLGDTNQSELAAFTSYALAFPNNFLALVDTYDVVRSGIPNFCAVALALGELGYKAIGIRLDSGDLAYLSFEVRKFFQAIEKEFKVEDFGKMNITASNDLNEETLDALNKQGHEVDGFGIGTYLVTCYAQAALGCVFKLVEINNQPRIKLSEDVTKVSIPCKKRCYRLYGKEGYPLVDIITGENEPPPKVGQRILCRHPFNESKRAHVVPQQVEELLKCYWPGSPDKQREKLPPLKDIRSRCIKQLEIMRTDHMRRLNPTPYKVSVSGKLYDFIHYLWLNEAPVGELQ